In the Selenihalanaerobacter shriftii genome, GAATTAGTATATCTAATTCCAAATTGACCGTCATCTGAATCATTATATTCCGGCATTTCCACTGCTTCTTTCACTTGTGATTCCGTAGCAAATGGAGACTTTATTAATGTTGATTTCAACACCATCATACCAGCCATATCACTTGTAACCCAATCGCCTTCATTAGGAATTTGATTAGGTCCAAACTCTGGAGTATAAACTACTTCTAAGGTGCCCAAACCTAGATAATAATTTAATTTTATCATCTCTTCACCTAATTTACGATCTAAGTAATCCTGGTTTACAAAATCTATTAAGTCTTCACCATTTAAGTTGTCTACAACATGTAATTTATCACCTTTACCCCAAACAACTTTCTTCTTCCCTAGCTCAATCTCATGTGTATCGTAATAAAATCTAACAAAAGCTTCTTCAACAATGTCAGAAGCATCACCATCATCACTAAAATTAAACTTACCCTCAAAATCATAATTAGCAGCTTCATATCCTAAATCTAATTCTAATGCTGCTGATTTATCAGTATCATCTTCATGGATGAAATCTCTATAATCTAATTCTATAGTCCCACCTATATCCCAAGTTGAACTACTACCAAAACTATTACTATTTTCTCCAAATGAACTCTCAAACCCAGCATCACTGAAACTACTCTCTTCTGTAGAAGAACTATTACCTTCATCAAAAGCACTTTCAGCCGCTAAAATATTTGTTGAAAAGACTAAGGTCATAAGTAATACTAATACCCCAACCATTACTCGCTTACTCATAATCCCCCTCCTCTCTCAATAAAAAGTAACTCATAGCTTTAACCCTGATCCTAACACTGTCACTGCCACAGACATTCATAACTAACATTCTTATCTTCCAGTTTTTAAGAATCTTTGTGTGAATCTAGCAGAAGATATTCTCTTGTTATACTCTATATAAGGATTTCCTGACTTATTGCGTTTAATATATAACCTTGTAGAATGACCTGTCTCTTTATCCTCCATAATAGTACTGAATATAGTCCAAATTCCATTTACCTTCTTAATATTCTGCTTTACTTTAAGTAACTTTTGAACCTCTCCTGTCTGCTTACTGTACATTTCAATTTTAACTGGTATAGAATGTTTCTTTGTTATCCAAGAAATTCTTTTAGCATATTGGGAAGCTTCCATATCTTTAGGAACTGACTTTACTACATAACATTCATACTTTCCTAATTTCTCTGTTCGTAATAATTTATGATCATCCTCTGCTACCTCTCTAGTCTCCATATCATCATAAGTAAAATCAGATCCCATAAAAGAACTATCTCCTTCAGAAGATGAAATTCTTCTTACTCGACCTAATGCCGGCAAGTATATCCATTTGTCATCATCACGATTAGCATTCTCTATTTGTAAAAATCTCGTACCTTTTACTGCTGCTGGTGCCTTAAATTCCATAACTGTCTTCATTAAATCTTTTTCTTGATTATAAATCTCACCCCAAACTTCAATAACTCTTCTTTTAACCTCTCCATCCTTTTCTATTAAATCCATACCCATTAAAGCATGCATTGAATCTCCTGTAGCTCTATCATCTACTTTCTGCATTACCTCTTTTCCGTTCATCGCCAATACATTCATACTCATACTTAAAACTAAAATCAATACTAATCCCACAGTTATCTTCTTCATAACTAAATTACCTCCTTTTATTTATAAACTCTCAATTTAATTAACCACTATAATTAGTATCATTTACACTATTACCAAATCCACCTTGCTTCGTCACAAACTTAGGTTGGAATAAATTAAGCAATACTGGTAAAACTGTCATAGAAGCAAGAGAGGATGTAACCATAGTTACACTTACTAATAACCCTAAATTAACCAGCGGTATAAAGTTAGAAAATAGAAGTACAGCAAATCCAGCTGCTACAGAAATCGCATTAAAGATAATAGCTTTCCCAGCTGTAGTTAAAGTATTGTGAGTCACTACTGTTAAATCATTACTTCTTTTCCTTTCATAACTATAAGCTGATAAAAAGTGAACAGTATAGTCAACTCCAATTCCAATAGCTATCGAGGCAACCATTGAAGTTCCTACATCCAGCTTAATTCCTGCAAAACCCATAATTCCAAAGTTAATCAGCAATGAAAATGCTAACGGAATTATACCAAATATCCCCGCTACAAATGACCTATAAGAAATTGTTACAATTAAGAAGACAATTACCAAAGAAACTATTATACTTAATATCTGA is a window encoding:
- a CDS encoding outer membrane lipoprotein-sorting protein, whose amino-acid sequence is MKKITVGLVLILVLSMSMNVLAMNGKEVMQKVDDRATGDSMHALMGMDLIEKDGEVKRRVIEVWGEIYNQEKDLMKTVMEFKAPAAVKGTRFLQIENANRDDDKWIYLPALGRVRRISSSEGDSSFMGSDFTYDDMETREVAEDDHKLLRTEKLGKYECYVVKSVPKDMEASQYAKRISWITKKHSIPVKIEMYSKQTGEVQKLLKVKQNIKKVNGIWTIFSTIMEDKETGHSTRLYIKRNKSGNPYIEYNKRISSARFTQRFLKTGR